The following coding sequences are from one Eucalyptus grandis isolate ANBG69807.140 chromosome 11, ASM1654582v1, whole genome shotgun sequence window:
- the LOC104424971 gene encoding LOW QUALITY PROTEIN: cyanidin 3-O-galactoside 2''-O-xylosyltransferase FGGT1 (The sequence of the model RefSeq protein was modified relative to this genomic sequence to represent the inferred CDS: inserted 1 base in 1 codon), translating to MGESRLHIAMYPWLAMGHLTPFLHLANKLAKKGHKISFLXPPRTQAKLEHFNRHPDLITFVPITIPHVEGLPPDAETTSDVPYPLHPLIMTAMDHTEPTVRQLLQTLKPHCVFHDFTHWLPAIARDLGIKSVHYCIISPVTVSYTLSPVRHLSAHKLTEADYMVPPAGYPNSSIKLHLHEARALIAIRYKTYGSNIGFSDRMFAGYVESDILSFRSCREIEQPYIEYLKSQFGKPVLLSGPVIPEPSTSGLDEKWVEWLGDFKDGSVIYCAFGSECTMQKDQFQELLLGLELTGLPFLAALKPPFGTSSIEEALPEGFEERVQGRGIVHGGWVQQQLILQHPAIGCFITHCGTSSTIEALVNKCQLVLLPQVGDQIFNARMMGNNLKVGVEVEKGEEDGRLTKESVCKAVNTMMDEGDAYGNEVRENHAKIREILLDKKLESTYMDCFDQELQNLLH from the exons ATGGGTGAATCAAGACTGCACATTGCAATGTACCCCTGGTTGGCAATGGGCCACCTAACTCCATTCCTTCACCTTGCCAACAAGCTAGCCAAGAAAGGCCACAAGATCTCCTTCC TCCCTCCCAGGACCCAAGCCAAGCTGGAGCACTTCAACCGCCATCCCGACCTCATCACATTCGTTCCGATCACCATCCCTCACGTGGAGGGACTCCCTCCTGATGCAGAGACCACCTCCGACGTGCCCTACCCGCTCCACCCGCTCATCATGACCGCCATGGACCACACCGAGCCCACGGTTCGCCAACTCCTTCAGACCCTGAAGCCTCATTGTGTCTTCCATGACTTCACTCACTGGCTGCCCGCCATCGCACGTGACCTGGGGATCAAGTCAGTCCATTATTGCATCATCAGCCCCGTAACTGTCAGCTACACCCTATCTCCGGTGAGGCACCTCAGTGCTCACAAGTTAACGGAGGCCGACTACATGGTCCCCCCAGCTGGCTACCCAAATTCATCAATCAAGCTCCACCTCCACGAGGCGAGAGCCCTGATCGCAATAAGGTACAAGACTTACGGCAGCAATATCGGGTTCTCAGATCGTATGTTCGCTGGATATGTTGAGTCCGACATACTGAGCTTTAGATCATGCCGAGAAATTGAGCAGCCCTACATTGAGTACCTGAAAAGCCAGTTTGGGAAGCCTGTTTTGCTTTCTGGACCGGTCATACCTGAGCCATCGACATCTGGTCTAGATGAGAAATGGGTTGAGTGGCTAGGAGATTTCAAGGATGGCTCAGTGATTTACTGTGCATTCGGAAGTGAATGCACAATGCAGAAGGATCAATTCCAAGAACTACTGCTGGGTTTAGAACTTACGGGATTGCCTTTCCTAGCAGCACTCAAGCCACCTTTCGGAACATCATCAATTGAGGAAGCCTTGCCCGAGGGATTCGAAGAAAGGGTTCAAGGACGGGGTATAGTCCACGGCGGTTGGGTCCAACAACAGTTGATACTTCAGCACCCAGCCATTGGTTGCTTCATTACGCATTGCGGAACCAGCTCGACCATTGAAGCACTTGTCAATAAGTGTCAGCTAGTGCTATTGCCACAAGTGGGCGATCAGATATTCAATGCGAGGATGATGGGCAACAACTTGAAGGTCGGAGTCGAAGTAGAGAAAGGCGAAGAAGATGGGCGCCTGACTAAGGAATCTGTGTGTAAGGCTGTGAATACAATGATGGATGAAGGAGATGCATACGGGAACGAAGTGAGAGAGAACCATGCTAAGATTAGAGAAATTTTACTGGACAAAAAGCTTGAGTCCACTTATATGGATTGTTTTGATCAAGAGCTCCAAAATCTGCTCCATTGA
- the LOC104424966 gene encoding OPA3-like protein isoform X2 encodes MALPVVKLGTLAVKTFSKPIANRIKKQATHHPKFRQFIINLAQANHRFTTQIQRRIYGRATDVAIRPLNEEKAVQAAADLAGELFVFSVAGAALIFEVQRSSRSEARKEELRRQELEAMKRRDEELAREVELLRQRVEELDRLANGRGLTEGFRGDS; translated from the exons atggcaCTGCCGGTGGTGAAGTTAGGAACCCTCGCCGTGAAAACCTTCAGCAAACCCATCGCCAATCGCATCAAGAAACAAGCCACCCATCACCCCAAGTTCAGACAGTTCATCATCAATCTTGCCCAG GCAAATCACAGGTTCACCACACAAATTCAAAGGCGCATTTACGGTCGCGCAACCGATGTTGCCATACGGCCTCTGAATGAAGAGAAGGCTGTCCAGGCTGCTGCTGATCTTGCTGGTGAACTGTTTGTGTTCTCG GTGGCTGGAGCAGCTCTTATATTCGAAGTCCAAAGAAGTTCTAGATCAGAGGCAAGAAAAGAGGAGTTGCGCAGACAGGAACTAGAG GCAATGAAAAGGAGAGATGAAGAATTAGCTAGAGAAGTTGAGCTACTTAGACAGAGAGTTGAAGAACTGGATCGACTTGCCAATGGACGTGGACTTACTG AAGGCTTCCGTGGGGATTCCTGA
- the LOC104424965 gene encoding MLO-like protein 2 — MEGGNSGLEETPTWAVSIFCLFFFVVSFVIDSGLHHLTEFLKKRRRKSLNKALAKIKTEMMKMGFISLLLTISEIPISQICVTEAVASSFLPCKDAVEFAEPAVSSATQLSAASGLKPDSNTSLETADDGSFCTAKGLVPLISRDGVMQLNIFISVLAVFHVSYCLVTMYLGIAKMAKWKAWEEETRTLEHQIVHDPRRFQFTDQTSFGQQHLKFWSRHSLLLWPVCFIRQFRGSISKADYFTLRHGFIMANISGGSDFNFQKFVNRAFDEDFKKVVETRFWIWIFSIFFIFFGAHEFYNYYWLPFIPLVIVLAVNTKLQVIITQMCVQSCSANSVTRGTCLVKPNDDLFWFRQPKWLLHVIQFVMIQNSFQLAFFAWTWYEFGLRSCFNQETQDIAIRISIGVAVQILCGYVTIPLYALLSQMGSGMTKAVFSDRVVEGLRKWHKDARHRLSKSRSISSITSSRPSSSDTSISDRYLQNQADELTSETATSPPSSPANVTEDALQYRRISSASMFNSSTHEITEEESPVIISKRVVYDGEISFASSWKDSGRLKQTGDCTLITEGDVSDRSTGFDR; from the exons atggaggGAGGGAACAGTGGGCTTGAAGAGACGCCAACATGGGCGGTCTCCATCttttgcctcttcttcttcgtcgtctCCTTCGTTATCGATTCTGGTCTTCACCACTTAACTGAG TTTCtcaagaagaggaggagaaagtcTCTCAATAAAGCTCTGGCAAAAATTAAAACAG AAATGATGAAAATGGGGTTCATATCGCTGCTTCTGACAATTTCGGAGATACCTATCTCGCAAATATGTGTGACGGAGGCCGTGGCAAGCTCGTTTCTTCCATGCAAGGATGCAGTGGAGTTTGCGGAACCAGCTGTTTCTTCTGCAACTCAATTGTCAGCAGCATCAGGCTTGAAGCCAGACTCCAACACCTCACTTGAAACTGCAGATGACGGATCGTTTTGCACGGCAAAG GGTTTGGTTCCCCTAATTTCGAGGGATGGGGTGATGCAGCTCAACATCTTCATCTCGGTGTTGGCCGTTTTTCATGTTTCTTACTGCCTCGTTACCATGTACCTGGGAATTGCCAAG ATGGCAAAATGGAAGGCGTGGGAAGAAGAGACTCGAACCCTTGAGCATCAGATTGTTCATG ATCCAAGGAGATTTCAGTTTACGGATCAAACGTCATTTGGGCAGCAGCATCTGAAATTCTGGAGTCGCCATTCTCTTTTACTTTGGCCA GTCTGTTTTATCCGACAATTCAGAGGGTCCATATCAAAAGCTGATTACTTCACTCTCCGTCATGGATTCATCATG GCTAATATCTCTGGAGGTAGCGATTTCAACTTTCAGAAGTTCGTTAACAGAGCTTTTGATGAAGATTTCAAGAAAGTGGTTGAAACCAG ATTTTGGATTTGGATCTTCTCCATATTCTTCATATTTTTCGGTGCGCACG AGTTCTACAACTACTACTGGCTTCCTTTCATCCCTCTCGTG ATTGTTCTAGCTGTCAATACAAAGCTCCAAGTGATAATAACACAAATGTGCGTGCAGAGTTGCTCTGCAAATTCTGTGACTCGAGGCACCTGTCTTGTGAAGCCCAATGACGACTTGTTCTGGTTCAGACAACCTAAATGGCTCCTCCATGTCATCCAGTTCGTCATGATCCAG AACTCCTTTCAGCTGGCATTCTTTGCATGGACATGG TATGAGTTTGGCCTTAGATCTTGCTTCAACCAAGAAACACAAGACATTGCCATAAGGATTTCTATCGGTGTGGCAGTGCAGATCCTGTGTGGTTATGTGACAATCCCCCTTTATGCGCTTCTCTCGCAG ATGGGCTCTGGGATGACAAAGGCTGTGTTTTCAGACCGCGTAGTGGAAGGTCTCAGGAAATGGCACAAGGATGCGAGACACAGGCTTTCAAAGAGCAGATCGATTTCAAGCATAACCTCTTCGAGACCATCTTCATCCGACACTTCAATTTCGGATAGGTACCTGCAAAACCAGGCCGATGAACTTACCTCAGAAACCGCCACAAGCCCTCCTTCTAGCCCGGCCAATGTGACTGAAGACGCACTGCAATATCGTCGCATCTCTAGTGCGTCAATGTTCAACTCATCGACACATGAAATTACCGAGGAAGAAAGTCCAGTGATCATAAGCAAGAGGGTTGTTTACGATGGGGAGATCTCCTTTGCCAGCAGCTGGAAAGACTCGGGACGCTTAAAGCAGACTGGAGATTGTACTCTGATAACCGAAGGAGACGTCTCTGATCGGTCCACTGGATTCGATCGCTGA
- the LOC104424967 gene encoding acyl-coenzyme A oxidase 3, peroxisomal, with the protein MNAPVDPYSAGFPNRHASPVFLLPPPLKPLLLRRKSQHLSGLHFASRSPATKLRSPSPRSVESPSDSPPPTMDRAFWRARVIKNHLTQDPCTQTRSLSGAPCLDYSPPELAEPAAAFDVAAMRALLDGHNVAERDWLFGLMTQSKLFNPRRVGGRVFVAPDYNQSMEQQREMTMRRIEFLLERGVFEGWLTAGTAEGELRKLALQEVANIYDHSLAIKFGVHFFLWGGAIQFFGTERHHVKWLRDTENYVVKGCFAMTELGHGSNVRGIETVTTYDPRAREFIINTPCESAQKYWIGGAANHATHTVAFSQLNINGINQGVHAFIVQIRDADGNICPNIRIADCGHKIGLNGVDNGRIWFDNVRIPRENLLNSVADISPDGEYLSAIKDPDQRFAAFLAPLTAGRVNIAASAIYSAKIGLAIAIRYALSRRAFSIAPNQPEVLLLDYPSHQQRLLPLLAKTYAMSFSANHLKMIYVKRTPELNKTIHILSSAFKASFTWHNMRTLQECREACGGQGLKTENRIGHLKGEKDVQSTFEGDNNVLMQQISKTLFAEYLVARKRNKPFKGLGLEHMNGPCPVLPQQLPSTVLRSDQFQVDAFHVRERDLLNRFAEEILQRQAQGERKEHALLSSYQLAEDLGRAFSERCVLQNFVEVEENSPAGSLKDMLALLRSMYALTCMEEDASFLRYGYLSTENAAAVRKEVAKLCSELRPHALALVNSFGIPDAFLSPIAFNWVEANSWSSVQH; encoded by the exons ATGAATGCACCCGTGGATCCCTACTCCGCCGGTTTTCCCAACCGACACGCCTCTCCAGTCTTCCTCCTTCCCCCGCCTTTAAAGCCACTTCTTCTCAGGCGGAAAAGTCAACATCTGTCCGGGTTACACTTCGCTTCTCGTTCGCCGGCGACGAAGCTCCGATCCCCTTCTCCTCGCTCCGTCGAGAGCCCTTCCGATTCCCCCCCTCCGACCATGGATCGAGCCTTTTGGCGCGCCCGCGTCATCAAGAACCACCTGACCCAAGACCCGTGTACCCAGACCCGTTCCCTTTCCGGCGCCCCCTGCCTCGACTACTCCCCGCCCGAGCTGGCCGAGCCGGCGGCCGCCTTCGACGTCGCCGCGATGCGGGCGCTCCTGGACGGCCACAACGTGGCGGAGCGGGACTGGCTGTTCGGGCTCATGACCCAGAGCAAGCTCTTCAACCCCCGGCGGGTGGGCGGCCGGGTGTTCGTCGCGCCGGACTACAACCAGTCGATGGAGCAGCAGCGGGAGATGACGATGAGGAGGATCGAGTTTCTGCTCGAGAGGGGCGTGTTCGAGGGGTGGCTCACGGCGGGCACCGCGGAGGGGGAGCTGCGGAAGTTGGCGCTGCAGGAGGTGGCCAACATATACGACCACTCGCTGGCGATCAAGTTCGGGGTCCACTTCTTCTTGTG GGGTGGCGCTATCCAATTTTTCGGCACAGAGCGGCACCACGTGAAGTGGTTGAGAGACACCGAGAATTATGTGGTCAAGGGTTGCTTTGCGATGACTGAATTGGGGCATGGGAGTAAT GTTCGAGGCATTGAAACAGTAACGACATATGATCCAAGGGCCAGGGAGTTTATTATTAACACTCCATGTGAGTCAGCACAGAAATATTGGATTGGAGGAGCAGCAAAT CATGCAACGCACACAGTGGCTTTTTCCCAGCTCAATATCAATGGGATCAATCAAGGGGTCCATGCATTTATAGTACAGATAAGAGATGCAGATGGCAACATCTGTCCTAACATACGTATAGCTGATTGTGGGCATAAAATTGGTCTGAATGGTGTCGACAATGGTCGGATATG GTTTGATAACGTGCGGATTCCACGGGAGAACTTGTTGAATTCAGTGGCTGACATTTCACCAGATGGGGAATATCTTAGTGCTATTAAAGACCCTGATCAA AGATTTGCAGCATTCTTGGCCCCATTAACAGCTGGGCGTGTAAATATTGCAGCCAGTGCAATTTACTCTGCCAAG ATTGGTTTGGCGATCGCCATACGGTATGCATTGTCGAGGCGAGCATTTTCAATTGCACCCAACCAGCCTGAAGTACTATTGCTGGACTACCCAAGTCATCAACAGAGACTCTTACCTCTCCTTGCAAAGAC ATATGCAATGAGTTTCTCTGCTAACCACTTGAAGATGATTTACGTGAAGCGGACACCTGAATTGAACAAAACCATTCACATCCTCTCTAGCGCATTTAAGGCTTCATTTACCTGGCATAACATGCGGACTCTTCAGGAATGTCGTGAAGCTTGTGGAGGACAAGGCCTCAAGACTGAAAATCGCATTGGCCATTTGAAAGGTGAAAAAGATGTGCAGTCCAcatttgaaggggacaacaaTGTTTTGATGCAACAG ATAAGCAAGACACTCTTTGCTGAATATCTAGTGGCTCGGAAGAGAAATAAGCCATTTAAAGGGTTGGGATTGGAACACATGAATGGACCATGCCCTGTGCTACCGCAGCAGCTCCCCAGCACTGTGCTTAGAAGTGACCAGTTCCAGGTTGATGCCTTCcatgtgagggagagagatttaTTGAATCGTTTTGCTGAGGAGATATTGCAACGTCAAGCAcaaggagaaaggaaagagcATGCATTGCTTTCA AGTTACCAGCTTGCAGAAGACTTGGGTCGAGCTTTTTCAGAACGATGTGTACTGCAAAATTTTGTAGAAGTTGAAGAAAATTCACCAGCTGGTTCATTGAAG GACATGCTGGCTCTGCTGAGATCCATGTATGCCTTGACTTGCATGGAAGAGGATGCTTCATTCTTGCGGTATGGCTACTTATCCACCGAGAATGCCGCTGCTGTACGGAAGGAAGTGGCTAAACTCTGCAGCGAGTTGAGACCGCACGCACTCGCTTTGGTCAATTCCTTCGGCATTCCTGATGCTTTTCTGAGCCCTATAGCTTTTAATTGGGTTGAAGCAAATTCGTGGTCTTCAGTTCAACACTAG
- the LOC104424966 gene encoding OPA3-like protein isoform X4, with amino-acid sequence MALPVVKLGTLAVKTFSKPIANRIKKQATHHPKFRQFIINLAQANHRFTTQIQRRIYGRATDVAIRPLNEEKAVQAAADLAGELFVFSVAGAALIFEVQRSSRSEARKEELRRQELEKASVGIPEKGWLVVTKSW; translated from the exons atggcaCTGCCGGTGGTGAAGTTAGGAACCCTCGCCGTGAAAACCTTCAGCAAACCCATCGCCAATCGCATCAAGAAACAAGCCACCCATCACCCCAAGTTCAGACAGTTCATCATCAATCTTGCCCAG GCAAATCACAGGTTCACCACACAAATTCAAAGGCGCATTTACGGTCGCGCAACCGATGTTGCCATACGGCCTCTGAATGAAGAGAAGGCTGTCCAGGCTGCTGCTGATCTTGCTGGTGAACTGTTTGTGTTCTCG GTGGCTGGAGCAGCTCTTATATTCGAAGTCCAAAGAAGTTCTAGATCAGAGGCAAGAAAAGAGGAGTTGCGCAGACAGGAACTAGAG AAGGCTTCCGTGGGGATTCCTGAAAAGGGTTGGTTAGTCGTCACTAAATCGTGGTAA
- the LOC104424966 gene encoding OPA3-like protein isoform X3 → MALPVVKLGTLAVKTFSKPIANRIKKQATHHPKFRQFIINLAQANHRFTTQIQRRIYGRATDVAIRPLNEEKAVQAAADLAGELFVFSVAGAALIFEVQRSSRSEARKEELRRQELEAMKRRDEELAREVELLRQRVEELDRLANGRGLTGFRGDS, encoded by the exons atggcaCTGCCGGTGGTGAAGTTAGGAACCCTCGCCGTGAAAACCTTCAGCAAACCCATCGCCAATCGCATCAAGAAACAAGCCACCCATCACCCCAAGTTCAGACAGTTCATCATCAATCTTGCCCAG GCAAATCACAGGTTCACCACACAAATTCAAAGGCGCATTTACGGTCGCGCAACCGATGTTGCCATACGGCCTCTGAATGAAGAGAAGGCTGTCCAGGCTGCTGCTGATCTTGCTGGTGAACTGTTTGTGTTCTCG GTGGCTGGAGCAGCTCTTATATTCGAAGTCCAAAGAAGTTCTAGATCAGAGGCAAGAAAAGAGGAGTTGCGCAGACAGGAACTAGAG GCAATGAAAAGGAGAGATGAAGAATTAGCTAGAGAAGTTGAGCTACTTAGACAGAGAGTTGAAGAACTGGATCGACTTGCCAATGGACGTGGACTTACTG GCTTCCGTGGGGATTCCTGA
- the LOC104424966 gene encoding OPA3-like protein isoform X1 encodes MALPVVKLGTLAVKTFSKPIANRIKKQATHHPKFRQFIINLAQANHRFTTQIQRRIYGRATDVAIRPLNEEKAVQAAADLAGELFVFSVAGAALIFEVQRSSRSEARKEELRRQELEAMKRRDEELAREVELLRQRVEELDRLANGRGLTGIMQTRTTHNRK; translated from the exons atggcaCTGCCGGTGGTGAAGTTAGGAACCCTCGCCGTGAAAACCTTCAGCAAACCCATCGCCAATCGCATCAAGAAACAAGCCACCCATCACCCCAAGTTCAGACAGTTCATCATCAATCTTGCCCAG GCAAATCACAGGTTCACCACACAAATTCAAAGGCGCATTTACGGTCGCGCAACCGATGTTGCCATACGGCCTCTGAATGAAGAGAAGGCTGTCCAGGCTGCTGCTGATCTTGCTGGTGAACTGTTTGTGTTCTCG GTGGCTGGAGCAGCTCTTATATTCGAAGTCCAAAGAAGTTCTAGATCAGAGGCAAGAAAAGAGGAGTTGCGCAGACAGGAACTAGAG GCAATGAAAAGGAGAGATGAAGAATTAGCTAGAGAAGTTGAGCTACTTAGACAGAGAGTTGAAGAACTGGATCGACTTGCCAATGGACGTGGACTTACTGGTATAATGCAAACACGCACAACCCACAACCGTAAATGA